From Nitrospirota bacterium, a single genomic window includes:
- a CDS encoding gas vesicle protein GvpG: MFLIDNLLLLPFKGLVGVFRKVNEIAERELSDADLIREKLMQLQLRFELDEISAEEYERQERQLMEHLDAIDDE; the protein is encoded by the coding sequence GTGTTTCTAATAGATAATCTCCTGCTTCTGCCTTTCAAGGGGCTGGTGGGTGTGTTCAGAAAGGTCAATGAGATAGCCGAAAGGGAGTTGTCCGACGCCGACCTTATCCGTGAAAAACTCATGCAACTACAGTTAAGATTTGAGCTGGATGAAATCAGCGCCGAGGAATACGAAAGACAGGAAAGACAACTCATGGAGCACCTGGACGCTATCGATGACGAATGA
- a CDS encoding GvpL/GvpF family gas vesicle protein: MQKKAKYIYCIAQTALQRNFGPIGIGGRGDEVITEGCGDLSMVVSNTTETRYAVSRDNVLAHERVVEEVMKEFTVLPVRFCTIAPSTGKIQNLLETRQREFKCLLKDMDYKVELSVKSVWKNMDTVFKEILKENREIQCLKEKLQNDSGRKNTEAKIAIGGMVEQALERKKNREAEAVLAVLKKAAVDYRVNRTYGGGMFLNAAFLVDKGREKEFDNLMEDIGKMYEGRVKFLYVGNIPPYNFANITIHPEEWEV; the protein is encoded by the coding sequence GTGCAAAAGAAAGCAAAATACATTTATTGCATAGCTCAGACGGCACTGCAACGGAATTTTGGCCCTATCGGCATTGGAGGCAGAGGGGATGAGGTCATTACCGAGGGCTGTGGCGATTTAAGCATGGTTGTCAGCAATACCACTGAAACAAGGTATGCAGTAAGCAGAGACAATGTGCTTGCTCATGAAAGGGTGGTTGAGGAGGTAATGAAGGAGTTTACGGTCCTGCCCGTGAGGTTCTGCACTATAGCACCGAGCACCGGAAAAATACAGAACCTCTTGGAGACAAGACAGAGGGAGTTCAAGTGCCTGCTGAAAGACATGGACTATAAGGTAGAGTTGAGCGTGAAGTCCGTATGGAAAAATATGGACACTGTCTTTAAGGAGATACTGAAGGAAAACAGGGAAATCCAATGCCTAAAAGAAAAGCTCCAAAACGATTCTGGCAGAAAAAACACCGAGGCAAAGATAGCGATTGGCGGTATGGTAGAGCAGGCGCTGGAAAGGAAAAAGAACAGGGAGGCAGAGGCGGTATTGGCTGTGCTGAAAAAGGCGGCGGTTGATTACAGGGTTAACAGGACTTACGGCGGTGGAATGTTTCTGAATGCCGCTTTTCTGGTGGACAAGGGCAGAGAAAAAGAGTTTGACAATTTGATGGAGGACATCGGAAAGATGTATGAGGGCAGGGTCAAATTCCTGTATGTGGGTAATATCCCCCCTTATAATTTCGCCAACATTACCATCCACCCTGAAGAATGGGAGGTTTAA
- a CDS encoding GvpL/GvpF family gas vesicle protein, with translation MEGKYIYGIIESTEGKVFNSDREVYAIPHQDISAVVSDSEIVDYNTLTKDIVARHLLRHQQVMEGIMDSCTVIPVKLGTYALNTQEVEELLFGGYGAFKRAFRELGNRIEMEVTAVCSDLDSAIKEIGNGREVKELKEQLMSRPGGTSLEERIKIGRFIKNLWDRERERLASEIEDNLSEAALTEAEPELFLKRHALADEGMITNAAFLIDRGKRSEFERRLDALSELYAGKINFRCVGPLPAYSFYTAEVRKVCIEEVNQAKKILCLKSDALTENSVKKAYRNLAPLYHPDVNQGRPEAESRFTEINRAYKLLIEYCLLKQSGGITGTAQDFIAVRMGR, from the coding sequence ATGGAAGGCAAATACATCTACGGCATTATTGAGTCCACGGAGGGAAAGGTCTTTAATTCCGATAGAGAGGTTTACGCAATCCCTCATCAGGACATTTCCGCGGTTGTAAGCGACTCAGAGATAGTTGACTATAACACTCTGACCAAAGATATTGTGGCAAGGCATCTGCTCAGGCATCAGCAGGTAATGGAGGGGATTATGGATTCCTGCACCGTTATCCCCGTGAAACTGGGCACTTATGCCCTTAATACACAGGAAGTAGAAGAACTTCTTTTCGGAGGATACGGGGCGTTCAAGCGGGCATTCAGGGAGCTTGGCAACCGGATAGAGATGGAAGTGACGGCTGTATGCAGCGACCTCGACTCGGCTATTAAGGAAATCGGCAATGGACGGGAAGTAAAAGAACTAAAGGAACAACTGATGTCCCGACCGGGAGGGACATCTCTTGAAGAACGGATAAAAATAGGCAGGTTCATCAAGAACCTCTGGGATAGAGAGAGAGAAAGACTTGCCTCTGAAATAGAGGACAACTTAAGTGAGGCGGCTCTGACAGAAGCCGAACCCGAACTCTTCCTTAAAAGACATGCGCTGGCTGACGAAGGCATGATAACCAATGCTGCTTTCCTCATAGACAGGGGCAAAAGGTCTGAATTTGAAAGAAGGCTGGATGCCCTATCGGAGCTTTACGCCGGGAAAATAAACTTCAGGTGTGTCGGGCCTCTGCCTGCATACAGTTTCTACACAGCCGAGGTTAGAAAGGTCTGCATTGAAGAGGTTAACCAGGCAAAAAAAATATTATGCCTGAAAAGCGATGCTCTCACCGAGAATAGCGTCAAAAAGGCATACAGGAACCTTGCCCCACTTTACCATCCTGATGTAAATCAAGGAAGACCCGAGGCAGAGAGTCGGTTCACTGAGATAAACAGGGCATACAAGTTGCTGATTGAGTATTGCCTCCTCAAACAGAGCGGTGGCATTACAGGAACGGCTCAGGATTTCATCGCAGTCAGGATGGGCAGGTAG
- a CDS encoding CDC48 family AAA ATPase, producing MKKENTLTLKAKEALTKDVGRAIARIDPEDMKSIEAGAGDIVELIGKAMTSARVMPCYPEERAKGIVQIDGITRENAQIGLGEKVKIRKVLASPAQKITLSPMTHLHPVQRAKDVRYIGSLIEGLPVTEGDRLRVSFFGARAYDFKVVGVIPSGVVTVSASTVIKIEEKGSDKFKAVKVSYEDIGGLGNQIRRIREMIELPLKYPQVFERLGVDPPKGVFLYGPPGTGKTLIARAVANETEAYFSSISGPEIMGKFYGESEARLRAVFEDAEKHAPAIIFIDEIDAIAPKREEMGSEKQVERRVVAQLLALMDGLQSRGEVIVIAATNIPNVIDPALRRPGRFDREISIPIPDKNGRLEILNIHTRSMPFAEDVDIGKLAEITHGFVGADLEALVREAAMSALRKIIPEIDFEMADIPYETLMGLQVTMDNFIEAMKEVEPSAIREVFVEVPDVKWTDVGGLEDIRQELKEAVEWPLKYPEMFKTAGTNPPKGIMLYGVPGTGKTLIAKAVANESGVNFIAVKGPSLISKYIGESEKAIREIFKKAKQASPTILFFDEIDSLVPRREAGIADAHVTERVISQFLTEMDGIEELKGVLVLAATNRLDIIDPALLRSGRFDLLLELPVPDAETRLKIFEIHTRGKPMDKDIDLHEMAERTNDMVGSDISFICRKASILAIREHINQGAGELLISKRHFEEAVKLLREQAERY from the coding sequence ATGAAGAAAGAAAATACTCTGACCTTAAAGGCAAAAGAGGCACTTACTAAGGATGTAGGTAGGGCTATAGCGCGGATAGACCCTGAGGATATGAAAAGCATCGAGGCCGGGGCAGGGGATATCGTGGAGCTAATCGGCAAGGCAATGACCTCGGCCAGGGTAATGCCCTGCTACCCAGAGGAAAGGGCAAAGGGGATTGTTCAGATAGACGGCATAACAAGGGAAAACGCCCAGATAGGGCTGGGCGAGAAGGTAAAGATACGGAAAGTGCTTGCCAGTCCTGCGCAGAAGATTACGCTCTCTCCAATGACCCATCTTCACCCGGTACAGAGGGCAAAGGATGTCAGGTATATAGGCTCTCTTATCGAGGGGCTTCCGGTGACCGAGGGCGACAGGTTAAGGGTCAGTTTTTTCGGGGCAAGGGCATATGACTTCAAGGTGGTGGGCGTAATTCCCTCCGGCGTAGTCACCGTAAGTGCAAGCACTGTGATAAAGATAGAGGAAAAGGGGTCTGACAAGTTCAAGGCGGTCAAGGTCTCATATGAAGATATAGGCGGGCTTGGCAACCAGATTCGGAGAATCAGGGAGATGATAGAACTACCCCTCAAGTATCCCCAGGTCTTTGAAAGACTTGGGGTTGATCCCCCAAAAGGGGTTTTTCTCTATGGCCCGCCAGGCACAGGCAAGACCCTGATTGCCCGTGCTGTTGCTAACGAAACCGAGGCGTATTTCAGCAGCATAAGCGGTCCTGAGATAATGGGGAAGTTTTACGGAGAAAGCGAAGCCCGGCTAAGGGCTGTGTTTGAGGATGCCGAAAAACACGCCCCGGCCATAATCTTCATTGACGAGATAGATGCCATTGCGCCGAAGAGGGAGGAGATGGGCAGTGAGAAGCAGGTTGAGCGGAGGGTCGTTGCCCAGCTCTTGGCGCTCATGGACGGACTGCAATCCAGGGGCGAGGTTATAGTAATAGCCGCAACCAACATCCCTAATGTCATAGACCCTGCCCTGAGGCGGCCGGGCAGGTTCGACAGGGAAATCTCCATCCCCATCCCGGACAAAAACGGCAGACTGGAGATACTGAACATCCATACCAGGAGTATGCCTTTTGCCGAGGATGTCGATATAGGCAAACTTGCCGAGATTACCCACGGCTTTGTCGGCGCCGACCTCGAAGCACTTGTCAGAGAGGCGGCAATGTCGGCATTGAGGAAAATCATACCCGAGATAGATTTTGAGATGGCCGACATACCCTATGAGACACTCATGGGACTTCAGGTAACAATGGACAACTTCATCGAGGCGATGAAAGAGGTCGAGCCCTCAGCCATAAGAGAGGTCTTCGTAGAAGTTCCGGATGTGAAATGGACGGATGTGGGTGGGCTTGAGGATATAAGACAGGAACTGAAAGAGGCGGTTGAGTGGCCTTTGAAATACCCTGAGATGTTCAAAACAGCAGGAACCAATCCACCGAAGGGAATAATGCTTTACGGTGTCCCCGGCACAGGAAAGACCCTGATAGCCAAGGCAGTGGCTAACGAAAGCGGGGTCAACTTCATTGCGGTCAAAGGCCCGAGTCTGATTTCAAAGTACATCGGTGAAAGCGAAAAGGCCATCAGGGAGATATTCAAGAAAGCAAAACAGGCATCACCGACAATATTGTTTTTCGACGAGATAGATAGCCTTGTGCCCAGAAGAGAAGCGGGCATTGCAGATGCCCATGTGACCGAAAGGGTCATAAGCCAGTTCCTGACAGAGATGGACGGCATAGAAGAATTGAAGGGTGTCCTGGTTTTGGCCGCAACCAACAGGCTGGACATAATAGACCCGGCACTGCTTAGAAGCGGTAGGTTCGACCTCTTGCTTGAACTGCCTGTCCCTGATGCGGAGACCAGGCTTAAGATATTTGAAATCCACACCAGAGGCAAGCCCATGGACAAAGACATAGATTTACACGAGATGGCAGAACGAACCAATGACATGGTCGGCTCTGATATCAGTTTTATCTGCCGAAAGGCATCCATACTTGCGATAAGAGAACATATAAATCAGGGAGCAGGCGAGCTTCTAATCTCAAAGAGACATTTTGAGGAGGCGGTTAAGTTGCTCCGCGAGCAGGCAGAAAGGTATTAA